The DNA window CTTCCGCGTCATCGGGTGTGAGTTCGCCGAGCGGAATTTGAACGCACTGTTGCTGGATGGTGGTCGAATCGGAACCCGCTGAAGGTCCGAAGATGACCTTCAGGCATTCGCTCCATTCCCGTTCGTCGCTACGGTACGTCGCGATCAGCATCAGGGGAGGAGCGTCTTTGCCAAAGAAAATGTCCTGCAGCAGACGGGCACTGTCGCGATCGCCCCATTGCAGGTCATCAATCGTCAACACGAGCTGATAGCGGTCCGCCAGTGACGCAAGCAGTTCCCGCAGGGCGTGGATGGCCCGACGTCGGGATTCCTGGAAATCGGACGGCATTCGATAACGTTTGACCTCCTCTTCGACCGCCTCGACCCGTTGAAGAACCGGAAAGAGACGAGCGAGATCGCCGGTGTGCCGCGGAAGAAGCATCGAGGCATCCGCTGGCTTCAGACGATTGAGATGACGGCTGATCGAATCGATGATGCCGTCGAACGCCTTGTGTGGAACTGATTCCCGCTCGTAGCAGCGGCTGCTGAGGACGAGTGGATTCTCGTGCCCGTTCGCGAAGCGGTGCAGAAACTCATCGACAAGTGCCGTCTTGCCGACGCCGGAGAGTCCGTGCACGAACGCGATCCCCGGCTGACCTCGATCGAGTCGCTGGGAGACGTCTTCCAGGACCTGAAGTTCGCCCTCACGTCCGATCAACAGTGGGCGAGCCGGCGATGAACTCCGAACAGTCGGTGTGAGATTCGAGGACTGGACCTTCAACTGGTCACGCATGCCGGCGATGTCCGGTCGCAGATCAGGATCACGCTGCAGCAGTTCGCCGCACAACCTGTTGAGTGCTCCGGAGACTGTCGGGAGGACATCGCTCGGCAGCGGCGGATCCATTCGCTGTTTCGCTTCGATCATCGCGAGTGCCGAGCCATCGAACGGGCGTCGTCCGGCCACGCATTCGAAGAGCATCGTCCCGACCGCGTACATGTCACTGGCTGGACTGAACTGTTCCTGGAACTGTTCGGGCGCCATGTAAGCAATGGTTCCGGCGATGCCGCATTCGATACTCTGCTGCCATTCCGGAAACGCAGTTTGAACCGTAGAGACAAGGCCGAGATCGAGAATGACGACCCGTCCTTCGCGGGTCACCAGAACGTTGGCGGGTTTTAGATCCCGATGGATGAAGCCGGCCGAGTGCAGGACTTCGAGACCATCGAGAAGTTGTCCAAAGTATTTGGCGATCAGCAGGTTCAGCCGCTCCTGAAAGGCACCGCCGCCTGGCTGCGGGAGGGCGCGCGTCATCGGCACACCGTCGATCAGTTCCATGGTGAAGAACCAGACATCCCGCTCGGCAATCAGTTCCTTGAGCCGCATGAGATTCGGATGATGCAGGCTCGCCAGTGTGCGGAACTCGCGTTTGAAGCGGTAAAGCGATCCCCCTTCCGGCACCGTAAGCACTTTGAGGGCACACTCCTCCTGATAGAGCTCGTCGAAGACTTTAAAGACCTGTCCGAAGCCACCCTGCCCCAGTTTCTGAAGGACACGAAAGCGTTCGGTGCCGGCGAACTCGGTCGTCTTGGTCTCAATCGGAGCAGACGGTGCGAGGCTGCTGGCTGTTGGGGCGATGGCGGTCTCCTGAACCCGGAAGACTTCGTCGACGACATGACTGAGATCGCGGAAACGATCCAGATACTCGGTGTGCCCCGGCACTTCTCCGTTCTTCTGCCGGAGTTCGACTTCCAGGGCGAGAAGTTCCCAGAGGACGGCCGAATGGTGGGCGACATCGATTTGCTGGAGATAGTCTTCGATTCGAGGTTTTCCGCCCTCCAACCAGCAATTCTCAAACTGATCGCACACGCGGTCGATCAGCTGGTTCAACTCCAGTAGGAGGATCGGGTTTTCGGATCGATTCGTCATGCCTGTGCACATAACAGAGAGAATCGGCGGGGTGACTGGACAGGCTGATTGTAGTGGACTTTCAGGGAACCATGCCATGTGACTGAGCGAGGAATGTCATGTTTCGGGGCCGCATCAGTTTCTGTGGAGTACCCTTTTGACCGTAGTTTTTCCCGGAATCGTGGACAGGTCTCCGGAAAGCCGATACGTTGCCAGTTCCCGAACCCATCAAGATCGACTGCTCTGTTTCTGTAAAGGAATCGCTGATGAGACTGTCAGGTGTCCCGGCTCGCATTCTCCTGCTGCTCTGCATCGCCCTGTTGTCTGGCTCTGTCCACGCGGCAGATCCTCCGACAATGACCCATGGACCGATGTTGGGTCATCCTTCGGGCGATTCCATGCAGGTTTGGGCTCGAACGTCGCAACCGACTTCGTTCTCCGTGCGTTATGGTCTCGATCCACTGAAGATGGATCAGTCGGTCGAAGCCTCGGAGACAGAATTGTCTGACGACAATACCGGGGTCGTGAAGCTGACCGGACTGCAGTCGGAAACCCGCTATTACTATCAGGTCTTTATTGAAGACTTCCCGCAGGGAGGCGTGAATTCGTTTCGCACGCTGCCATCGGCCGATTCGTCACGGCATCCGGAGCATAACCCGGATGGACTGTTCAACTTCAAGTTCGAGTTTGGCTCCTGTGCGAACCAGAATCCGCAGCACGGGATTGGACACTCGCTGCCGCTTTACAAAACGATGCTCCGTACCCTGGCCGACGATGTCGACTTCTCGATTATGAATGGCGACTGGCTCTATGAAGAGCTGCGGGACACGCCGGTTGATGTTTGGGCAACTGCTCAGCGTGTGAAGGACGAGGAGATCCCGAACGTGGTCGATATCATGCCGACGATTGTCGGCGTCTGGGAGAACTATCGGCTGTATCTGGAACGGGGCGAGCCGATGGCTCAGTGGTATCGCCAGGTGCCAGGCATGTTTACGTTCGATGACCACGAGCTGATCAATGATATCTGGGGCGCGGGTTCAGCAGGACGGCGGCATCGAAGGAGTGTGTTTCGGGATATCGGCACCGAGGCCTGGTACGACTATCTCGGCTGGGCGAACCCCAAAGAGTTCAATCATCCCATTCATTTCGGAACGGCTCGTTTTGAAGCGGGGAGCGATCGGCTGCACGATCCCAAGGCGGACTTCACAGCTCTGCCGCTCAATGAGATGTCGAACCTGCACGTCCACTGGGGAACCCCGACCGCGGGTGTGAATGACATCGAACTTGATAAAGACGAGGCAGGCGATCCCAATTCGCGGGTATACGACATCGTTAAGGTCCTCGACAGGCACACGCTGCAACTCTCGCACAAAGCAGCGGCTGACGGTCAGGCGGCTTATTCGATCGGACGTCGAAACTACGGCGACTTCAAGATTGCCAACTGCCACTTCTTCCTGCTCGATACCCGAAGTCATCGTGAAATGCACGATATCCGCGAACCGGCGAAAAAAGGGCTGACGATGCTGGGCCTGCCGCAACGGGAATGGCTGTTGCAAACGATGAAGGAAAGTGACGCCGAGTTTTTCTTCGTCGTTTCGAGCGTCCCTTTCACGATCCCTCACAGCGGAGCCGGTGGCATCGAGTTTGATGAGCAGAACAAGGAGGAAGCCTGGGTCGCGTTCCTCGACGAGCGGGAGATGCTGATCGACGAATGGGACACGCTCAACAAACCCGTTTTCGTGATGACGGGGGATCTGCACAACAGCTTTGCGATTCAGATCACCGATCAGGTCTGGGAGTTCTGCGTCGGTCCGCACAACTCGGTGAATCATGTGCCCGAACTCGATGAAGCCGACCGGCCCGCGACCGGACTGTTTCAGTCAGGGCCGCGGGAAATCGACATTCGCTGGTCCAGCTACGTGCTGGCCGACCTGCCACGGCTCGAACGTCTGTATCCATACTATTGCGTGATCCAGGTGAACAACGTCTTCAACATGCCGCAGAAACTCGGCGGCAAGCGGCTTGTGACTTACCCACATCCTCAAGTGATCTTTCAGTACTACGAAGGCCGAACCGGGAAGCTGGCGTACGCTGAGGCGATTACACTGCCTCGGAAGAAGAGTGCGAAGACAACCGACTGATGCGGAACTATGCGGTTGTCTCTCCCGGCCGAGCTTCGGCTGGGCCACCCATTGGTGGGGAGTGGCTAAATAGGCAAGATGCGTTCTGTGGATGTCCTTTTCAGGTTGTGACGGGTGAAACGCCGATTGTAGAGATAGCGCGCCGAAGATCGTCCTGTTGATGGGGATGCAGGCTTCGGCGGCGGTTATCCAGTCTGCAAGAGGCGAACAATGACCTCCCACCAAGAAGCCCACCTTCGCAATCCGGAATCCAAACCACTGCTCGTACAGAAGATCGGCCGCAGTCCCCTGCTCTGGGGGACCGTGGCCTGTGTGCTGTTCTATGTGGCCCTGCCTGTACTTCCGGTTCAGCAGGCTCTGCTGATTCGGTACTGCTGCAGCCATCCGCTGGAGTATGTGACGGTTGCGATGTTCTTTATTGGCATGGCGACGCTGGTGTTCCGGGCCCTCGATTTGAAGGCGGAATCACACGCTCTCTCAGAGTGCCGCGAACTACTGGCGGCCCGACGGACCATTCGCAATTCCGGTTCGATGCTCGCCGAGTCGATTCTGGATTCCCTCACAACCGTGAAAAAGGAGATCGTCAACTCGATCGCCGGACGTCGGTTGTGGGAAGCAGCGGCTTTGGTTCAGGAAACGGGATCCCACGAGCAGCTTGACTCCCAAATGCGGCATGCCGCGGAACTGGAACTCGACCGAGCTCAGCAGAAGCTCGGTCTTGTGAACACAATCAGCTGGGCGATTCCGATCGTCGGCTTTCTGGGGACTGTGATGGGGATCACGATTGCGATCGCCAACGTGACGCCGGATCAGCTCGATCAGTCTCTGGGCGAAGTGACCAGCGGGCTGGGCGTGGCCTTCGATACCACGGCTCTTTCCCTCACGCTGTCGCTTGTGATGGTCTTCAGCAGCTATCTGGTTCGGAGTCGGCAGGACGATTTACTGAATCGGGTCGAGGAAGACATCGACCGTCAGCTGGCGCGCCGCTTTCATTCGCTCGGTCCGGCGGGAGGATTCGCGGAGGATCAGACATCCGTCTCTCGACAGCTTGTGGAAGCCTCGCAGATGGTGGTCGAAGAAGCGACCGCGGCCTGGCGTTCGACCCTGTCCACGATGCAGGATCAGGTGCTTGCCTCGCTGCAGGATCAACAAAGCGAGTTTCTGCTGCAGATGACCGAGGGGATTACGTCCCATGTCGCCGCACAGCAGAGCGAATTGCAGGAGCAGCGTGTCCGAGATGTTGCTCATCATGAAGCCGTCCTGTTGCAGTTGCAGGCGACACTGGAAGGCTGGACCGAATCGATGAAGTCTGTCGGAAGCGGATTGCGTGATCAGGCAGCCGAGCAGCAGACACAGACGCTGCTGCTGGAAAAGGTCGTCGACAAACAACGTCAACTGGCACTGTTGCAGGAGAAGCTCGACGCTTCCCTGAATTCGCAGCAGATTGTGGAGACACTCGATCAGACGTTGATCAGTCTGACGGCTGCAATTCAGCTCCTCAATGGCCGGGTGCACTCGGCGACGCGGGCGGCGTAGCAGGCCTGCGGAGTAAAGGCGGTGTCCGTTCCAGAGTCTGGCTGAGTTTGAATCGATCGATCCATGTCACGTCGCCGTGGACAATCTGGTCTGGAAGTTTCTCTCTTCCCGTTTCTCGCAGTGCTCGTCTGCGCGATGGGAAGTCTGATTCTCCTGCTGCTGATCATTACGCGGAACGTGCATCCAAGCTTCCAGCGTCAGGAATCAGCTGAAGTGGAACCGTTGGAGGAGACTTCGCCAGTTCGATTCAGTGAATCGCTCCGCGAATCCCTTGAGACGAGCGTCTCCCCAATAGTGGCGCAAAGCGAGATCGGCTCTGCACGATTCCGGAAGCTCCAGGCGGCTCCGCTGCCTATGGAAAGCCTGGCCGGTGCACCCGAGTTCAATCCGCTGCTGCATGCGGCCCAGCCCGTTCGGGATCGCCTGGAGGCGAAACGTGAAGCCGAACGTCGGTTGACCGAAGAAAGGGCTCAGCTCGAACGCCACGGTGAGGAACTCGAAGCCGAATTGATACAGCTGGCTGGAGAGATCGAGCAGACAAAGAAGGCGATGTCGCAGCTTCAACAGCAGTTGAACCAGATGGAGTCGCAGGATCGAGGGCTCCAGGCAGACGTGGAGAAGAAAGCACTCGCTGTCGACACGCTGCAGGCCGAGATTCAGTTTCATCAACAGATGTTGAAGGCAGCCGAGCAGGAGAAGCAGGACCAGAAGAACAATCTGCAAATCGTGGCCTTTGACGGACAGACGGGCCAGAAGCGACAGCCGATCTTCGTGGAATGTCGTCGTGATACAATCACGCTTCATCCGGAAGGGATCGCCGTTCCGACCGGAAAGTTGAAAAACTACTCCCCGAGCGGAAATCCGATGGCGGAGGCTCTGCTCGCCTATGCTTCGAAACAGGTTGAACTGGGGAACAGGAACGAAGAGCCGTATATCCTGCTGGTCGTCAGCCCGGATGGAGTGGACGAGTTCTATGTGATGGGACAGCTATTGAGGGCCAATGGCATCGAGTTCGGGTATGAACTTGTCGGGAAAACGCAGGAGTTCTATTTTGGGAAGCCCGATGAACGTCTGGCGGCGACGTTCGCCGCAGCGTTCGAGAAATCGTGCCTGCAGCCGACTGTTGAACCGGAAGCGATTCCGTCTCAGATGGTGGGACGACCGGGGCGAACCGGATACGTGCCTCCGGATGTTGAAGTGCGCGATCGCAACGGGCAAGGCTTCCCGAGCGGTTCCGCGGCCCATGCTCAAGGGCGGCCACAAAATCCCGCAGCGGGCGGCTCGCAGCGTGGTTCAGGGGACGCATCGGATCCAGACTGGCCAGCCGGAATGCCCCCGTCCTCCAGCGTGGCGGGGGCGGAATCAGGCCAGCCGGCTCACTCGGGTGGACATCCTGCGATCGAGTTGCCGGAACCCGGGACATGGTCTGCGGCAGAGGGACAGAATGCGGAATCGTCGATGGCTCAGAGTCAGGCAAGCGGTCGTAAAAGCCAGGAGGATCCATTGGCGAAGTTGCTGAATCCGTTCGCGACAGGCCATAACGGTGGAGCCGGTTCCCCGCAGTCGGGAAGTGCCGGACGTTCTGGAGCCGCCCCGACGTTTACGACGATCGGTATTGAACAGCCGCTGGTGGTCAATGTCGATGCGACCGGATTCCAAGTCGGTTCAGGCCGACGGATCGAGATCCCCGATCGGCTTGATCAGGAACGGGTGCGACGCGAGATGTACGGCGCGATTGCCCAGGAGATGTCAAGTTGGGGAGCCGCTCCCGATGGAATGCACTGG is part of the Rubinisphaera margarita genome and encodes:
- a CDS encoding alkaline phosphatase D family protein, translating into MRLSGVPARILLLLCIALLSGSVHAADPPTMTHGPMLGHPSGDSMQVWARTSQPTSFSVRYGLDPLKMDQSVEASETELSDDNTGVVKLTGLQSETRYYYQVFIEDFPQGGVNSFRTLPSADSSRHPEHNPDGLFNFKFEFGSCANQNPQHGIGHSLPLYKTMLRTLADDVDFSIMNGDWLYEELRDTPVDVWATAQRVKDEEIPNVVDIMPTIVGVWENYRLYLERGEPMAQWYRQVPGMFTFDDHELINDIWGAGSAGRRHRRSVFRDIGTEAWYDYLGWANPKEFNHPIHFGTARFEAGSDRLHDPKADFTALPLNEMSNLHVHWGTPTAGVNDIELDKDEAGDPNSRVYDIVKVLDRHTLQLSHKAAADGQAAYSIGRRNYGDFKIANCHFFLLDTRSHREMHDIREPAKKGLTMLGLPQREWLLQTMKESDAEFFFVVSSVPFTIPHSGAGGIEFDEQNKEEAWVAFLDEREMLIDEWDTLNKPVFVMTGDLHNSFAIQITDQVWEFCVGPHNSVNHVPELDEADRPATGLFQSGPREIDIRWSSYVLADLPRLERLYPYYCVIQVNNVFNMPQKLGGKRLVTYPHPQVIFQYYEGRTGKLAYAEAITLPRKKSAKTTD
- a CDS encoding MotA/TolQ/ExbB proton channel family protein; the encoded protein is MTSHQEAHLRNPESKPLLVQKIGRSPLLWGTVACVLFYVALPVLPVQQALLIRYCCSHPLEYVTVAMFFIGMATLVFRALDLKAESHALSECRELLAARRTIRNSGSMLAESILDSLTTVKKEIVNSIAGRRLWEAAALVQETGSHEQLDSQMRHAAELELDRAQQKLGLVNTISWAIPIVGFLGTVMGITIAIANVTPDQLDQSLGEVTSGLGVAFDTTALSLTLSLVMVFSSYLVRSRQDDLLNRVEEDIDRQLARRFHSLGPAGGFAEDQTSVSRQLVEASQMVVEEATAAWRSTLSTMQDQVLASLQDQQSEFLLQMTEGITSHVAAQQSELQEQRVRDVAHHEAVLLQLQATLEGWTESMKSVGSGLRDQAAEQQTQTLLLEKVVDKQRQLALLQEKLDASLNSQQIVETLDQTLISLTAAIQLLNGRVHSATRAA